The Campylobacter sp. CN_NE2 genome contains a region encoding:
- a CDS encoding HP0495 family protein — protein sequence MASICDVNGKKPKIEYPNFWQYKVILETIRHERAHIEELLKGEEYKISFSNFSNGGKFSSFNVAVLVDSDEKRVEIFDKLRANFKFVL from the coding sequence GTGGCGAGTATTTGCGATGTTAATGGTAAAAAACCAAAGATAGAGTATCCAAATTTTTGGCAATACAAAGTGATTTTAGAGACTATCAGGCACGAAAGAGCGCATATCGAAGAGCTTTTAAAGGGCGAAGAGTATAAAATTTCGTTTTCAAATTTTTCAAACGGCGGAAAATTTAGTAGTTTTAATGTCGCTGTGTTGGTTGATAGTGATGAAAAAAGAGTTGAGATTTTTGATAAATTAAGAGCAAATTTCAAATTTGTATTATAG
- a CDS encoding YegP family protein, with protein MAHFLIKPAKDGCKFDFISTNGHTVCTSEVYKSLDGCKNGIESVKKNAALNKVEDLTEKGEALTHPKFQIYEDKAGKFRFRLTARNGQIIAVSEDFKQKSDCKKVVEMIAKEVVKATVKKEK; from the coding sequence ATGGCTCACTTTTTAATCAAACCAGCCAAAGACGGCTGCAAGTTCGATTTTATCAGCACAAACGGACATACTGTTTGCACTTCTGAAGTCTATAAAAGTTTAGACGGCTGCAAAAACGGCATCGAAAGTGTAAAGAAAAATGCCGCTTTGAACAAAGTCGAAGACTTAACCGAAAAAGGCGAAGCCTTAACGCACCCTAAATTCCAAATTTACGAGGATAAAGCCGGTAAATTTAGATTTAGATTAACTGCGCGAAATGGTCAAATCATCGCTGTTAGCGAAGATTTCAAACAAAAAAGCGACTGCAAAAAAGTTGTAGAAATGATTGCAAAAGAAGTCGTAAAAGCGACTGTAAAAAAGGAGAAATAA
- a CDS encoding polyprenyl synthetase family protein, with amino-acid sequence MNILECFKDYLKQNLTKCKSYHPYFEEALNYMLLAGGKHFRAQLLLGVVNAVDKSKFNDAMAVAMALEMIHSYSLIHDDLPSMDNADFRRGIPTIHKKYDEVTAILVGDALNSDAFLRIANANLSDEIKVKCVRILAHNAGSAGMVLGQALDCFFEKTTLELDKLEFLHLRKTGALIAASLELGAIIAGLSDEKAKELYKIGLKIGLAFQIQDDLIDATATSEEAGKPVNHDEFKNSFVNLIGIERSKAYKEKIIAQISENLQNYDENLVNLISNLIEKYLKG; translated from the coding sequence ATGAATATTTTAGAGTGTTTCAAGGATTATTTAAAGCAGAATTTAACAAAATGCAAAAGCTATCACCCGTATTTTGAAGAGGCGTTAAATTATATGCTTTTAGCAGGTGGCAAACATTTTCGCGCTCAGCTTCTCTTAGGCGTAGTTAATGCCGTCGATAAGAGCAAATTTAACGATGCAATGGCAGTTGCGATGGCATTAGAGATGATTCACTCATATTCGCTAATACATGATGATTTGCCAAGCATGGATAATGCTGATTTTCGTCGCGGAATTCCTACGATTCATAAAAAATATGACGAAGTTACGGCTATTTTGGTCGGGGACGCGCTAAATTCGGACGCTTTTTTGCGCATAGCAAATGCGAATTTAAGCGATGAAATCAAAGTAAAATGTGTGCGAATTCTAGCCCACAACGCAGGTTCGGCAGGTATGGTGCTGGGCCAAGCGCTTGATTGCTTTTTTGAAAAAACTACGCTCGAACTTGATAAATTAGAATTCTTGCATTTACGAAAAACAGGCGCACTAATCGCAGCTAGTTTGGAGCTTGGTGCGATTATCGCAGGACTTAGTGATGAAAAAGCCAAAGAGCTATATAAAATCGGGCTAAAAATAGGACTAGCTTTTCAAATTCAAGATGATTTAATCGATGCAACCGCAACCAGCGAAGAAGCAGGAAAGCCTGTAAATCACGACGAATTTAAAAATTCATTTGTAAATTTAATCGGCATTGAACGCTCAAAAGCCTACAAAGAAAAAATCATCGCCCAAATAAGCGAAAATTTGCAAAATTATGATGAAAATTTAGTGAATTTAATATCAAATTTAATAGAAAAATATTTAAAAGGATAA
- the panD gene encoding aspartate 1-decarboxylase encodes MTITMMQSKIHRATITDANLNYVGSITIDKNLMKAANLLEFQKVDVLDINNGERFSTYIIKGEKKGEICLNGAAARKVCVGDLVIIVSYADMDANEAKTHKPTIVHVNEKNEIVE; translated from the coding sequence ATGACGATAACAATGATGCAAAGCAAAATTCACAGAGCGACCATAACCGATGCGAATTTAAACTATGTCGGCTCGATTACAATCGATAAAAATCTAATGAAAGCTGCAAATTTGCTTGAATTTCAAAAAGTCGATGTGCTTGATATTAACAACGGCGAGAGATTTAGCACATATATCATAAAAGGCGAGAAAAAGGGCGAAATTTGCCTAAACGGCGCAGCCGCAAGGAAAGTTTGCGTTGGAGATCTTGTCATAATCGTAAGTTATGCCGATATGGACGCAAATGAAGCTAAAACGCACAAGCCGACAATCGTGCATGTAAATGAAAAAAATGAAATTGTGGAGTAA
- a CDS encoding YbaB/EbfC family nucleoid-associated protein produces MFEGFDFSKMGEMVEEMQKKAKEIEEANANKEYSVKSGGGLVAIKINGNGEVMDLNIDDSLFEDKESLQILLISAMNDAVKLIENEKKQTAAQMLGLGNLGNFGL; encoded by the coding sequence ATGTTTGAAGGGTTTGATTTTTCAAAAATGGGCGAAATGGTCGAAGAAATGCAAAAAAAGGCAAAAGAAATCGAAGAAGCCAATGCAAATAAAGAATACTCGGTCAAATCAGGCGGCGGTTTAGTCGCTATCAAAATCAACGGCAACGGCGAAGTAATGGATTTAAATATCGACGATAGCTTGTTTGAAGACAAAGAGAGTTTGCAAATTTTGCTCATTTCTGCGATGAACGACGCCGTTAAACTCATAGAAAATGAGAAAAAACAAACAGCAGCACAAATGCTAGGGCTTGGGAATTTAGGGAATTTTGGTTTGTAA
- a CDS encoding UDP-N-acetylmuramoyl-L-alanyl-D-glutamate--2,6-diaminopimelate ligase: MKIQIQNSFITDNSNECENGCFFLQTSANSAFVNSASQNGAKIISIEKAKEMLGIDENIKIVGITGTNGKTTTAAAIYSTLLDLGYKCALTGTRGAFINDKRIDEKGLTTSSVIKTLSYLYEATKQKCEFLVMEVSSHAIAQNRIEGLKFALKIFTNLTQDHLDYHKTFEEYARVKSSFFADESVKLINKDDKFINFNLKNAFTYGIKNPATFSVLAYSVKDSINAVLKTPYGECEIESDLVGEFNLYNIISAFCAVKILTNLENEKIANALANFAGVEGRVEIVSKNPLVIVDFAHTPDGIEKVLNALKDNELIVVFGAGGDRDRTKRPLMGKIAEKFAKICIITSDNPRSENPDEIIEEIYAGMSKFDKILKIADRKEAIKKALSLATNGEVVAILGKGDESTQEIKGVKYPFSDKECVREILKEIK; the protein is encoded by the coding sequence ATGAAAATTCAAATTCAAAATAGCTTTATCACGGACAATTCTAACGAGTGCGAAAATGGTTGCTTTTTTTTGCAAACTTCGGCAAATTCGGCTTTTGTGAATTCGGCGAGCCAAAACGGCGCAAAGATAATTAGCATAGAAAAAGCCAAAGAAATGCTTGGAATCGATGAAAATATCAAAATAGTGGGCATTACAGGCACTAACGGCAAAACGACCACAGCAGCAGCCATTTATTCTACGCTTTTGGATTTGGGCTATAAATGCGCCTTAACGGGGACGCGCGGTGCATTTATAAATGATAAACGCATTGACGAAAAAGGGCTAACCACAAGCTCGGTTATCAAAACGCTTAGTTATTTATATGAAGCCACAAAGCAAAAATGCGAATTTTTGGTAATGGAAGTTAGCTCTCATGCTATCGCGCAAAATCGCATAGAAGGGCTTAAATTTGCTCTTAAAATTTTTACAAATTTAACACAAGATCACCTTGATTATCACAAAACTTTTGAAGAATACGCAAGAGTTAAAAGCAGTTTTTTTGCCGATGAGAGCGTAAAACTTATAAATAAAGATGACAAATTTATAAATTTCAATCTTAAAAACGCTTTTACCTATGGGATAAAAAATCCAGCCACTTTTAGCGTTCTTGCTTACAGCGTTAAAGATAGCATAAACGCTGTTTTAAAAACGCCGTATGGCGAGTGTGAGATAGAAAGCGATTTGGTTGGCGAATTTAATCTTTACAATATCATTTCTGCTTTTTGTGCCGTTAAAATTCTAACAAATTTAGAAAACGAAAAAATCGCAAACGCACTGGCAAATTTCGCAGGTGTCGAAGGTCGCGTTGAAATCGTCAGCAAAAATCCGCTTGTAATCGTTGATTTTGCTCATACGCCTGATGGCATAGAAAAAGTGCTAAATGCGCTAAAAGATAACGAGCTAATTGTTGTTTTTGGTGCAGGTGGCGATCGCGATAGAACAAAACGCCCGTTAATGGGGAAAATCGCCGAAAAATTTGCTAAAATTTGCATTATAACAAGTGATAATCCAAGAAGCGAAAATCCTGATGAAATCATAGAAGAAATTTACGCAGGAATGAGTAAATTTGATAAAATTCTAAAAATCGCAGACAGAAAAGAAGCGATAAAAAAGGCTTTAAGTTTGGCTACAAACGGCGAAGTTGTGGCGATTTTAGGCAAGGGCGATGAAAGCACCCAAGAGATAAAAGGGGTAAAATACCCATTTAGCGACAAAGAGTGCGTTAGGGAAATTTTAAAGGAGATAAAATGA
- the moaC gene encoding cyclic pyranopterin monophosphate synthase MoaC, with protein MMLTHLDENNMPKMVDVGEKAETKRVATASGVIKMSREAFEAVRNNTAKKGPVLQTAVVAAIMGAKKTSELIPMTHPLFINSVKTDIEELSEICAFRLFVTVKIFGKTGVEMEALTGVSVGLLTIYDMVKAIDKSMEISEIRLESKSGGKSGEYLRC; from the coding sequence ATTATGCTAACACATTTAGATGAAAATAATATGCCAAAAATGGTTGATGTGGGCGAAAAAGCCGAAACTAAGCGAGTCGCAACAGCTAGCGGGGTTATAAAAATGAGCCGCGAGGCATTTGAAGCGGTGCGAAATAATACCGCAAAAAAAGGTCCTGTTTTGCAAACGGCGGTGGTTGCAGCCATAATGGGAGCAAAAAAAACAAGCGAATTAATCCCGATGACGCACCCGCTTTTTATAAATTCGGTTAAAACAGACATTGAAGAGTTAAGCGAAATTTGTGCGTTTAGACTTTTTGTAACGGTTAAAATTTTTGGCAAAACAGGTGTTGAAATGGAAGCGCTAACAGGCGTTAGCGTGGGACTTTTAACGATTTACGATATGGTAAAAGCAATCGATAAATCAATGGAAATTTCTGAAATTAGACTAGAAAGCAAGAGCGGAGGCAAAAGTGGCGAGTATTTGCGATGTTAA
- the tkt gene encoding transketolase, with product MRSKISNTIKFLSADMIQKANSGHPGTPMGLSDVMSVLMSKIKHNPKNPKWLNRDRIVFSGGHASALVYSYLYLSGYDLDLDDLKNFRQLHSKTPGHPEITTDGVEIATGPLGQGVANAVGFAMAAKYAANLLNEENNEIIDHKIYCLCGDGDLEEGISYEACALAGRHNLDNLVIIYDSNKITIDGSTDIAWDEDVKVRFEAQGFEVARIDGHNFDQIEFVLDETKNKEKPYLIIANTTIGKGALELEGSHKTHGAPLGEDLIKRAKAELKFDPDKTFVVDEDVLFETRSAVEKGDLEEKLWNEKVAKLSDEKKNLLNSLLNPDFSKVAFPDFSGQKVATRDSNGKILNAIAASVPSFLGGSADLAASNKTELKDMGDFPNGKNLHFGIREHAMAAINNAIARYGLFVPFSATFFIFSDYLKCGARLAALMNLRHYFIFTHDSIGVGEDGPTHEPIEQLATFRSMPNFYTFRPADGNENVECWKEALNLGSPCAFVCSRQGLECLPKAVFGSVKGGAYLVKERENAKITLVASGSEVSLCLKAADILQSEDIEANVVSAPCFELLCKQEKSYLDRVFNKNTKVLAVEAASGLEWYKFADEVLGMKSFGESGNANELFKLFGFSDVNVAKIAKELLNS from the coding sequence ATGCGAAGCAAAATTTCAAACACCATTAAGTTTTTAAGTGCCGATATGATTCAAAAGGCAAACTCAGGGCATCCGGGCACCCCAATGGGGCTAAGCGATGTGATGAGTGTCTTAATGAGTAAAATCAAGCACAATCCAAAAAATCCAAAGTGGCTAAACCGCGATAGAATCGTATTTTCAGGTGGTCATGCAAGTGCTTTGGTGTATAGCTATTTGTATTTAAGTGGATACGACCTTGATTTGGACGATTTAAAGAATTTTAGACAACTCCACTCAAAAACGCCCGGACACCCTGAAATTACCACCGACGGCGTTGAAATCGCAACAGGACCACTTGGTCAAGGCGTAGCAAATGCCGTTGGCTTTGCTATGGCGGCAAAATACGCTGCAAATTTGCTAAATGAAGAAAATAACGAAATAATCGATCATAAAATTTACTGCCTTTGCGGGGACGGCGATTTAGAAGAGGGCATTAGCTACGAAGCCTGTGCGTTAGCCGGTCGCCATAACTTAGACAATTTAGTCATAATTTATGATAGCAACAAAATCACAATCGACGGAAGCACAGACATCGCGTGGGACGAAGATGTTAAGGTGCGTTTTGAAGCGCAAGGTTTTGAAGTGGCGCGCATTGACGGACATAATTTTGATCAAATCGAATTCGTGCTAGATGAAACTAAAAATAAAGAAAAACCATACTTAATCATCGCAAATACGACTATCGGCAAAGGTGCGTTAGAGCTTGAAGGAAGCCATAAAACGCATGGTGCGCCGCTTGGCGAAGATTTGATAAAAAGAGCAAAGGCTGAGCTTAAATTTGACCCTGATAAAACATTTGTGGTTGATGAAGATGTGCTTTTTGAGACACGAAGTGCCGTTGAAAAGGGCGATTTAGAAGAAAAACTTTGGAACGAAAAGGTTGCAAAACTAAGCGATGAAAAGAAAAATTTACTAAATTCGCTTTTAAATCCTGATTTTAGCAAGGTAGCTTTCCCTGATTTTAGCGGTCAAAAGGTCGCCACAAGGGACAGCAACGGCAAAATTTTAAATGCAATCGCTGCGTCTGTGCCAAGTTTCCTAGGCGGAAGTGCCGATTTGGCTGCTTCAAATAAAACTGAGCTTAAAGATATGGGCGATTTTCCAAACGGAAAAAATTTGCACTTTGGAATTCGCGAACACGCAATGGCGGCGATAAATAACGCGATTGCTAGATATGGGCTTTTTGTGCCGTTTTCGGCGACATTTTTCATTTTTAGTGATTATCTAAAATGTGGAGCAAGGCTTGCTGCACTTATGAATTTACGCCATTATTTTATTTTTACACACGATAGTATCGGCGTTGGCGAAGACGGGCCAACACATGAACCTATCGAACAACTAGCAACTTTTAGGTCAATGCCGAATTTCTACACATTTCGCCCAGCGGATGGAAATGAAAATGTGGAGTGCTGGAAGGAAGCCCTAAATTTGGGAAGTCCTTGCGCGTTTGTTTGCTCTCGCCAAGGCTTAGAGTGCTTGCCGAAAGCAGTTTTTGGAAGCGTTAAAGGCGGCGCTTATCTCGTAAAAGAAAGAGAAAACGCTAAAATCACGCTTGTTGCAAGCGGTAGCGAAGTCTCGCTTTGTTTGAAGGCTGCCGATATTTTACAAAGCGAAGATATAGAAGCAAATGTCGTTAGCGCACCTTGTTTTGAGCTTTTGTGTAAGCAAGAAAAGAGCTATTTAGATAGAGTTTTTAACAAAAATACAAAAGTCTTAGCCGTCGAAGCAGCTAGTGGCTTGGAATGGTATAAATTTGCCGATGAAGTGCTTGGCATGAAGAGTTTTGGCGAGAGCGGAAACGCAAACGAGCTGTTTAAGCTCTTTGGTTTTAGCGATGTCAATGTCGCTAAAATAGCAAAAGAGCTTTTAAATTCATAA